The genomic window CCCGCCacgctcccttctctcttccagcGGCCTCGCTCCCAATAAAGACCCCGGAAACGGGGCTGGTTCCAgttcctctttctctttatttaaataaCCGAAGCACAGCCTTGGCACAGCGGAGGGGAGCCGGGTGGGGTGTGTAAGGGCTGGCAGTAGTGTGGCCTAATCGGGGGGTGGCGGGGGAAGCGAGATGGGGTTAGTGGCTCCCCGCACCCCGAAGTCAGGGTCAGCAGTCGTGGCTGCGGGCTTGGGGGCACCAGAGAGGAGACCCCAAGTCGTGACGTCTCACCGAGTCCCGGAGACGTCCAGgaccgggtgggggtggggggcggagggagCGCCCACCAGCGGCAGGGCCCGGGGTCGGTGGTCAGGGGGCTCTGAAGGCATTCTCGGCAGCCCCAGCGGCTGCGTTGGCGGCGGCGGTTCGCACGGCGGGGTTGGAGAAGACCCCGGCCGCGAATTCCTGCTGGGCCTTCTGGAAGCTGGCCCCGGTGCGGCGGTACAAGGAGTGGATCTGCAAGGAGACGGCAGGAATGACCCCACCCCCCCAGAGCTGGGGCGCCCCGCCTTCCTGGGCCTCCAGAGTGCTCCTCCCAGGCCCCCGGGGCCCATGACCTTGGCGCAGCCCCTCACCCGCTTGAGCATCACGATCCCCAGCACCGCGACGCAGGTGAAAAACAGGGCCACCAGCAGCATGAGCGCGGCCGCCGCCTTGTTGGCGTTCAGCACCACCAGCGCAGAGATCCAGCCACTGCCAGAGGGGACAGCGCCGGCCGTCAGGAggggcgcccccccaccccacgtcGGTCCTCCCAGCCTCTCCAGGGTCAGCAAGCGGGCCCCATCCTACCCAACCCACCagggttcccccccaccccctggccgtCAGTCTGGCACTTTCCAAGCACAACAATCCCACACCTGATCACTCTCTTCAAAGTTTAATTCCTGTTTCCCCGCTGTTTTCCTACCTCTCCAGGCCCCTCCAAGACATCCTCAGTCCAAACAGACCTCTCTGTGGAGGAGGCCCCACCCCCTCTTCAGAAGCGCTCTTGGGCGCTTCCTCTAGGAAGCCCGCTCTGATTGACCACAGGtacttttcctcccccacacctcGGCTGTCTAGAGTTCTGACTGGGTAGGTCCTGTCTCTTGCATTCAACAAGCACCTTCTGGGGATCAAAACCACATTTCCTTCTTCTGAGCAACTCCTACCCCAGAACCTTGAGCTGACTCGGTCTAGAGGAACGAGGGGAGGGATGGTGGGGCGGGGTGCTGGAGGCAGcctcacagacctgaacccccaACCTGGGATGCCAATGGCCTGGAGAACAAAGAGCACATCCTGGacgaagaaaatgaagaagaaaacgaAGAAATTGAATGAACTGTCACTCCTGCGGGCAGGAAAAgcggggagagtgggagaagagtCAAGGCCGGAGCAGGAGCCGTGGGGCCCATCCCAGGTTCTCCACCAGCCCCGCCCCTCAACTTACCTGAAAGCCTTATACATGGGGCGGTACCAGCACATGAAGGAGCAGGGGGTGAAAAGCAGGACCCAGAGGATAGAGAGTCCAAAGCCCGAGCCATTGCTGGTCTCCACACAGAAGCTGGCCAGGCAGGCAAGAAAATTCAGGAGAAGAGCCAACGTGCTGCCTGAGGGGTGGACGTACGGGACAATGAGCGTGGCCAGCGATCACAAAACCCTCACCAGACGCTGCAGAGTACAGAAGAGAAGCTTCTGCCTCCACAGAATCCTCCACTCAGCCGCGGAGACAGAGCCCTATCACACACAATCTCCTTTGCAAAGACATTTAAAGGACTCAGAAAACGTTTCTGCAGGTGgacaagagaaaggggaaaaggacaAGACCGTATGTTTTCTAGAAGGTGGGAGAACACGTTCTAAATAGTATGAAAGGAGTCACCCAGGAAAATTCCTGGAGAAACTAGCCTTCAACTCAAAAGAGCAGAGAtgagtgcgcctgggtggctcggtgggttggagcctctgccttcggctagggtcatgatctcagggtcctgggatcgagccccgcatccggctctctgctcagcggggagcctgcttcctcctctctctctctgcctgcctctctgcctacttgtgatctctgtcaaataaataaataaaatcttaaaaaaaaaaaaaaaagagcagagatgAAATGCTGAGTTCTAGGCCGGTGGAGGGCTAGGAAAGATAAGGTCACTTCCTTTACTGTTCCTCTAAAACAGGCTTCTCACTACTCACACATCCAGAGGTAGTACATGGTAGACACGGTCTTCTGAAATTCTTGGGGGATCTCCGTGGAGATGTCCTGGAAAAAGCAGGGCTGGACCGGGCAAAAAGAAGGTAGAGGGGGCCAATTGTTCTGTCGagctgtaaggcagagagagagcaggaggaccTGAGACGTGAGGCAGAGACCCACCAAGGAATCGCCCCTCCCTTCCACCCCAGGTTCTCTCTGCATTCTCCAACGCGGGGTCCGAGGAGCCGTGGGACGGGAGCAAAGCCAGTGCTGACGGTGTTCACTGCTACTTACAACTGCTAAGCACTATGCCCAGCCCTCTGCTCGGATGACCTTATTTAACTGCCACAAAGTCCTGTCAAACAGGTACAAATGTTACCTTTGTTTTATAAGTAAGGAAACCAAAGCACTCAAGATCAAGGAACTTATCTAAGAGCTCATGTGCAGTAAATAATAGCCCCCAAATTCACATTCGGCAATGTGGCTCCAGAGCACACACTCTTAGGATTTTTTTGCTCCTTCAAAAGTGTCGGggcacccggggggctcagttggttaaaggactgccttcggttcaggtcatgatcctggagtcaggggatcgagtccggcat from Neovison vison isolate M4711 chromosome 10, ASM_NN_V1, whole genome shotgun sequence includes these protein-coding regions:
- the SCAMP3 gene encoding secretory carrier-associated membrane protein 3, which translates into the protein MAQSRDAGNPFAGPGELDNPFQDPAVIQHRPSPQYATLDVYNPFETREPPPAYEPPAPAPLPPPSAPSLQSSRKLSPTEPKNYGSYSTQASAAAATAELLKKQEELNRKAEELDRRERELQHAARGGAAARQNNWPPLPSFCPVQPCFFQDISTEIPQEFQKTVSTMYYLWMCSTLALLLNFLACLASFCVETSNGSGFGLSILWVLLFTPCSFMCWYRPMYKAFRSDSSFNFFVFFFIFFVQDVLFVLQAIGIPGWGFSGWISALVVLNANKAAAALMLLVALFFTCVAVLGIVMLKRIHSLYRRTGASFQKAQQEFAAGVFSNPAVRTAAANAAAGAAENAFRAP